TATTCTGAAGCGATCAGGCTTGCTGATTTTGAAGGCGATGAAGTATGCATCGACGCTTACTGCGGAACCGGCTCGACTACTTTATCTTTTGCAAACTTCGTCGGTGAGATCACAGGCATTGAGATAAAGGAAGCTGCATATAATGACGCGATCAAGAATGCAAAGATAAACAATATAGAGAAGGCGAGATTCGTATTGGGCGATGCGACATTGTACATGGAAAAGCTCGCTAAAACGGACGCAAAGATCGACTGCGTTATCCTGGATCCGACAAGAGCCGGAACGACCATCAAGTTCATTAAGGCATGCGGCAAGCTTAAGCCTTCCAAGATCGTTTATATCTCCTGCTGCGCCGAGACATTGGCAAGGGACCTCAAAGTGTTTGAGACTCAAGGATACAAAGCTCAGATCGCAAAGCCTGTCGATATGTTCCCCTGGACAGATAAGGTAGAAACGATCGTAATTTTAAACAGGGATTCCAAGGAATAAATCCACTGCCGCTAATAAAGAGTGAAAAAAGAACAATTAAGCCATTGTTCTGATTTAGGTATGCCTGATTAGATGTTACACTGAATTATTAACTGATCCGGCAAACCCTTGAAGAGCTTTATAAGCTTAAAGGAGAATACCTTATGAGACTTGGCACATCATCACCTCTCAAGCACAGTTCGCCCGAAGAATGGGCTGAGAACCAGGTTAAGTTAGGAATGAGATGCGTTAATTTTCCTCTTAACTGCAATGATCCCGAAGATAAGATAATCGCTTACCGTGACGCCGCAAAGGCCCGTGATCTCCTGATCGCGGAAGTTGGCATCTGGAGAAATGCGTTGGCTTCAGACAGTGCTGAGCGCAGGAAGAACATGGATTACTGCATAGGTCAGCTAAGGCTTGCAGATTTCCTGGGTGCACGCTGCGCCGTAAATGTTGCAGGAGCTTTCGGTCCGAGATGGGACGGACATTACAAAGAGAATTTCTCCGAGAATGCGTGGAAAGAGACCGTGCGCATGGTGCAGGAGATCATTGATACGGCGGATGTTAAGAATACATATTTTACATTGGAACCCATGCCCTGGATGATCCCGACCGGACCTGACGAATATCTTAAGCTGATCGAGATGGTGGACAGAGACCGCTTTGCGGTTCATATGGACATCATTAACATGACTAATTCTGCAAGCAGATATTTCAATCCTGAAGAATTTATCGATGAAGTCGCCTGGAAGCTTGGAAATAAGATCAGGAGCTGCCATATAAAGGATGTTCATCTTAAAGAAGAATATACTTTCCAGTTGGAAGAGTGCGCACCCGGCTTAGGTGAGTTCCCGCTGCGCTACTATGCGCAGAAGATGAGCTCGATAGATCCTGACATGCCGGTGATCTTAGAGCACCTTAATACTGACGAGGAATACATCAAATATATGGGTTATCTGAAGGAGGTCTTAAATGGAATACAGTAGAGAATCTGATGCAAACATCATTACTCAAAAATATATGGATTCGATCCTGATAGAAGAGAAGATCATTGATTCCGTGGTGGCTTCGACAGAGACGGAATTCTTAGGAGAGACCTTCAGCAGCCCCATAATGATGCCTGCTTTTTCGCACCTTAAGAATTACAACGGAAGGGAATTGACCGGCCTTGAGGAATATTCGATAGCCGCAAAGAATGCGAATGTCTTAAACTTCTGCGGCATGATGGAGAATGATATGTTTTCGAAAATCGTTAAGACGGGCGCGAAAACCATCCGCATCGTTAAACCTTACGACGACAACGGCAAGGTAAGAGATCAGATGCAGTATGCGGAATCCGTCGGCGCTTTCGGAATCGGAATGGACATAGATCACATTTTCGGTGAGACCGGTGTTGATATCTGCGTAGGCGAAAAGATGGCTGTGCAGACAACGGATATGCTCCGTTCTTATGTCGAATCGACCAAACTGCCGTTCGTTGTTAAGGGTGTTTTAAGCGTAAGAGATGCGCTGATCTGTGCCGATATCGGCGCGAAAGCGATAATAGTAAGCCACCATCACGGCAGGATGCCTTATGCCGTTCCGCCCATGATGGTACTGCCTGAGATCAGGGAAGCTTTGGAAGGTAAAGACGTAAAGATAATCGTTGACTGCGGTATCGAGAGCGGTGCAGACGTCTACAAGGCAATTGCGCTTGGTGCAGATGCAGCCGCTGTCGGAAGATCTATGCTGCCTTATCTTGAAAAGGACGGAGCCGCCGGAGTTGAAGCTTACCTTACCAAGGTGCAGAACGAATTAAGATACTTCATGAGCAACACAGGCTTTGCAAAAGTCTCTGATATAGACGATTCGGCACTGTGGTTTAACTAATATCCCTTTTGCCACGTTTTTTAACAGAAAATGCCACCGGCTGTTAACAGCAGTTGGTGGCTTTCCATTTGCGGGCTCCGTAAAATAATGTTAAAAATAAGGGCAAAGGTGGTAGATTTATGAGAAAGTCATATTTAGACAACTTAAGATGGGTAACGGTCGTACTGGTCGTTCTTTATCATGTGTTTTATATGTATAATGCCGAAGGCATAGCAGGAACTCTCGGCAAGATAACGAACCTTGATGTACAGTACTACGACTTATATCAATACATCGTTTATCCGTGGTTCATGCTGCTCCTCTTTATCGTATCGGGAGCAAGCGCAAGATATGCACTGGATAAGCACACCGGCAAGGAATTCATTAAGAGCAGGACGACAAAGCTTTTTATTCCTGTTACGGTCGGACTTATCGCATTCCAGTTTATCCAGGGATGGATCAACATATCGTTATCAGGTGCCACAGACATGCCTCTTGTAGTACAGGTTATCGCATGCATCTTAAGCGGTATCGGAGTTCTCTGGTATCTGCAGATGCTCTGGATCTTCTCTCTTGTTATCGTACTTATAAAGAAGATCGATAAGGACCGCTTCTGGAATGTATGCAGGAAGACTCCTTTCTGGGTATTGATCCTTATTGCGGCACTTATTTACGGTGCAGGACAGATCCTCAATACGCCCGTTATCGTCACCTACAGATTCGGACTTTATTTCCTCGGATTCCTTTTGGGATACTTCGTATTCTCACACGATGAGGTAATCGAAGTTACGAAGAAATACTTCTGGCTTTTCGCAGTTATCGCAGTTGGACTTTGCATTGCATTCTGCATCGTTTATTTCGGCCAGAACTATGCCGATAATCCGGTATACAGATCGCCCCTGTTCCTGCTCTATGCATGGTTCGGATCGCTTGCCATGATCGGAGGATTCGCGAAGTTCTTCGACTTCGATACGAAGTTCACAAAATGGATGAGCTCACACAGCTGGGGCCTTTATGTCTTCCACTATCTGGGAATTTCGGCAGTCGCGCTCTACCTTGCAAAGCCCGGCCTGATCCCTGCATGGACAGCATATCTTTTGAGCACCGTTGCGGGATTTGCTCTGGCATACGCGCTATACTTTATTATCTCGAGAATACCTGTTTACAGATGGGCCGTATTGGGAATCACTAAAAAGAAGGAGAAGAAAAATGTTCAAGGATAATCTCGTCGAACTAAGAAAGATCCACGAATTGTCGCAGGAGGAACTGGCCGATAAGATCGGTGTCTCAAGGCAGACGCTCTCGAAATACGAGACCGGCGAATCCCTGCCTGATATCGAAAAATGTAAGCTTCTCGCTGATGTTTTCGGCGTATCGATCGACGATCTTCTGAATTACGATTCCCAAAGCAATGAGAGCATGGGTCTTGCTGTTCCGCCCAAGGGGAAGCACATCTTCGGTATCGTAAAAGTAGGTGACAAGGGCCAGATAGTTCTTCCCGCAAAGGCCAGAAAGATCTTCGACATTAACCCCGGCGACAGGCTTCTAGTTCTCGGTGATGAAGGCCAGGGTTTGGCGATAATTAAGGAGAAGGGTCTTCTGGATCTCTTACGGAATGCTCGAAAAGCATAAGAAATAATAAAAAAGCCTCTGCAGCAAATTGCAGAGGCTTTTTGTTTTCGCTGTTTCAGAAAAACTTACTGTCCGTAAAGGATCTTGGCGTATTCTGAATCCTTATCGAGGATGATGACAGCCTTGGATTTGGCAAGAGCCTCCATGGAGTCCAGTCCTCTTAAGTAGTTGTAGAATGCTGCCTTGTCAGGATCGTTGTATGCAGCAGAGAGGATCTTCATGTATTCGGCTTCGCCCTGTGCTCTGATGACAGCAGCTTTTGCCTTGGCGTCAGCAATGTTGATCGAGACCTGCTTATCGGTGTCATTCTTTACTTTCTGAGCTTCTGCGTTACCCTGTGCCGTGTAGCCTGCAGCGATGTTCTCTCTCTCGGAGATCATTCTGCTGTAAACAGCAGCCTTGTTGTCATCAGGGAGGTCGAGAGCCTTGATCTCAGCGATCTCGATCGTGATGCCGTACTGATCAATGTCAGTATTGGATGTGGTCGTGATCGCATTTGTAAGAGTATTTCCTCTTGCTGCGATGATCTCATCCTGAGTCATTGAAGAAATGGTGTTCTTGGTAGCGTTATATACTGCTGCTTCGATCCTCTCCTCAGCTCTGTTCTGAAGACCGCCCAGTGTCTGATAATACTTTACCGGATCTGTAACTCTCCAGATAACGTAGTTGTCTGCGATCATGGACTTCTTATCAGAAGTGATGACGTCAGATGCCGGAATGTCGTAGAGCATCTTTCCGGTGTAGATCGATACCGTGTCTTCGATAAACGGAGCGTGAGCATGAAGTCCGGTCTCTGTTACAGTTGCTTTTGCCTTACCGAGTCTTACTACGATAGCTGCTTCATTGGGATGCACAGTGAATACTGCTGAACCGGCAACGATAACACCGGCGATCAATGCAATAAGTATCAGAATTGATATAGATATTTTCTTTTTCATGATCAATTACCTCCGTTGTTATCAGTGTTAGCAGGTGCTGAAGCAGCAGGATCTGCTTTGGTAAAAGAGTCGAGAGGGTAAACAGTTGAAGTGCTGCCGTCCGTGATGATGACCTTGCAGTTAGGCAATACGGATTCGAGTCTCTCGTAGAACAGTCTTCTCTTGGTAACGAAGGGGAACTGCTTGTATTCTTCGTAGATCTTGTTGAATCTTTCGACCTGACCGTTAGCCTCAGCGATCCTTGCAGCCTTGTCAGCCTCAGCGGCTTGAATGATGGAGTCTGCCTCTGCCTGTGAATTAGGAAGCTGGTTGTTCTTGTACTCGAGAGCCTTGTTCATGGCGGTGTCAGCGCCCTGCTTTGCATTCTCGACGGACTTGAATGCCGCGATGATCTCAGGCGTAGGAGGTTCTGAATCCTGGATGGTGATGTTGACTACGGTAAGTCCGATATCAGTCCTCTCAAGCTCGCTTAAGATGGCTGCCTTTACATCTGCCTGGATCTGACCCTTGGCTGTAGTCATTGCCTCATCGACCGTATAGTTGGATACTACTGTTCTGATGTTGGCCATCGTGATGTTTGAGAGAGTCATTTCCGGACTGCGTGATGCATAAACATATGCAATAGGATCTGAGACTCTGTATTCAAGATAGAAGTCGATGTTTAAGAGGTTGAAGTCAGAAGTGATCATGATGCCGTTATCGGTATCCGTGATGTTCTGGCCGTTCGCAGTGACCGTATAGCCGATCCCGGTGCCATGAGTTGTCATGTCAACCTTTCTGACTGACTGCCAGGGAGCCTTGAAATAGAAACCTGCAGTATCGACCTTAACGATAGAACCGAACTGGGTGACTATCGCATTGTGCTGCTCGTCAACTGAATAAAAGCATCTGCAAACGCAGATAATAACGAACAGGGCAATGACCGATGCCAGGACAATGTTCTTGATCCTGTTAGCCGTTTTAAGTGTGGCTTCATTTGGTATTGTCTTAATGTTTGCCATAGTTGGATTTTCCTTTCCTAATAATTCCGAAAAAGATTATACTCTATAGCTCAAGGCCTGGCACATCAGCAGTTTGCATATACCGGGAGCCAAAGTGACTAAATTGTCACTTTGGAATTCATTTTTTATGGTGTCCCGTTTGTTAGTATTTGCTTATCACGAATATGGAGGACACATATGGAATTATTAAGATGTGAAAATATCAGCAAGGTATACGGAACAGGGGAAGGTAAGACCGTTGCTTTGCAGGACGTTTCTTTCTCGGTCGAGAAGGGCGAATTCGTATCGATCGTAGGTGCGTCAGGATCAGGAAAGTCTACGCTCCTTCACATCATCGGCGGCGTAGATAAGCCGACATCAGGAAAGGTTTTCATCAACGGAACAGATATCCACTCACAGAGCGAAGACAAGCTCGCGATCTTCAGGAGAAGACACATCGGACTTGTTTATCAGTTCTACAATCTCCTTCCTGAACTTAACGTAGATGAGAACATCGTTCTTCCTCACATGTTAGATGGAAGAAAGCCTGATAAGGAGAGGCTCGATAAGATAGTCGAATACTTGGGCCTCAGTGACAGAAGGAGCCATCTCCCGAATGAGTTATCCGGCGGACAGCAGCAAAGGGCATCTATCGGAAGAGCTTTGTTTTCGAAGCCTGAGCTCCTTCTCGCAGATGAGCCTACGGGAAACCTCGACAGAAAGAACAGCAACGAGATCGTAGAGCTCTTGAAAGAATCCAACAGAAAATTCGGACAGACACTGATCCTTATTACGCACGACGAGAACATCGCGCTCCAGGCAGACAGGATCATTTATATGGAAGACGGCAACATCGTAAAAGATGACCGCATCAGGGTTACGGACTTAGCAGGCCGCGAATAATGGGGAAAAGAATAGGATAAAAGGAATTAGTTAGTATGAGAAACACAAAGATAATTCATCAGGTGACTTTCAAGCACATGAAGATGAATGCCAAGCGCACGGTATTGTCTATCGTCGGAATCGCGCTTATGGTAATGCTCCTTACGTGCGTCTTCGTCGGCAAGGACACTGCGTTCCAGTATTTTGTTGATATCGCATCTGTGAAAAACGGTTCATACCATTATGCAGTCTATGACATCGATAGAGAAAAGCTTAAGCAGATCAAGGAGCTCAACGGAATAACAGAGATCGCGGTTACTGAGGATCTCAAGTATTCTGATTTCGAGATGAGCGCAAATCCCCAAAAGCCTTTCGTTAATGTCAGAAGGTATGCTCCTTCTGCATTTGAATGGATGAATATAAAGCTTGTTGACGGCAGATTCCCTCAAAACGGAAATGAGATCGTGATAAGCGAGCAGGCTATAAAAGACGGTTCGACGGTAAAGATCGGCGATAAGATCAGCACCAGTACATTCAGACGTTTTTTCAGAAACAACAATACTTCCGGTGAGATGGGAATTCAGTATCCTGTTTTCAAGATGCCGGCAGGTGAGACAGTGGAAGCTCCTTACAACATGTTCTATTTTGTTCCGGGCACAGAGTTCGGTGACGAGTTCTATGAGCATGCCGAAGAGATCCATGAACCTACAGGTTTTTCACAGGAATTTACTGTCGTAGGAATCATTGAGGCTCCATCTTTCGAAGAGCCGATCTGTGCCTGGTATTCAGTGATCTCAATTGTTGATGCGGCAGCTCTTAAGAGCGACACATTTAACGCTCTTATCATGACTGACCCGAATAAGGCCGGCGATGGTTTTTTCATCAAGTTAAGAGATATAGTCGGAGAAAATAATCTTCAAATTAACGACTACGTTCTTGTTTTCTCAGG
The window above is part of the Ruminococcaceae bacterium R-25 genome. Proteins encoded here:
- a CDS encoding FMN-dependent dehydrogenase — protein: MEYSRESDANIITQKYMDSILIEEKIIDSVVASTETEFLGETFSSPIMMPAFSHLKNYNGRELTGLEEYSIAAKNANVLNFCGMMENDMFSKIVKTGAKTIRIVKPYDDNGKVRDQMQYAESVGAFGIGMDIDHIFGETGVDICVGEKMAVQTTDMLRSYVESTKLPFVVKGVLSVRDALICADIGAKAIIVSHHHGRMPYAVPPMMVLPEIREALEGKDVKIIVDCGIESGADVYKAIALGADAAAVGRSMLPYLEKDGAAGVEAYLTKVQNELRYFMSNTGFAKVSDIDDSALWFN
- a CDS encoding membrane protease subunit HflC, translated to MKKKISISILILIALIAGVIVAGSAVFTVHPNEAAIVVRLGKAKATVTETGLHAHAPFIEDTVSIYTGKMLYDIPASDVITSDKKSMIADNYVIWRVTDPVKYYQTLGGLQNRAEERIEAAVYNATKNTISSMTQDEIIAARGNTLTNAITTTSNTDIDQYGITIEIAEIKALDLPDDNKAAVYSRMISERENIAAGYTAQGNAEAQKVKNDTDKQVSINIADAKAKAAVIRAQGEAEYMKILSAAYNDPDKAAFYNYLRGLDSMEALAKSKAVIILDKDSEYAKILYGQ
- a CDS encoding putative ABC transport system ATP-binding protein, with the translated sequence MELLRCENISKVYGTGEGKTVALQDVSFSVEKGEFVSIVGASGSGKSTLLHIIGGVDKPTSGKVFINGTDIHSQSEDKLAIFRRRHIGLVYQFYNLLPELNVDENIVLPHMLDGRKPDKERLDKIVEYLGLSDRRSHLPNELSGGQQQRASIGRALFSKPELLLADEPTGNLDRKNSNEIVELLKESNRKFGQTLILITHDENIALQADRIIYMEDGNIVKDDRIRVTDLAGRE
- a CDS encoding acyltransferase-like protein; this translates as MRKSYLDNLRWVTVVLVVLYHVFYMYNAEGIAGTLGKITNLDVQYYDLYQYIVYPWFMLLLFIVSGASARYALDKHTGKEFIKSRTTKLFIPVTVGLIAFQFIQGWINISLSGATDMPLVVQVIACILSGIGVLWYLQMLWIFSLVIVLIKKIDKDRFWNVCRKTPFWVLILIAALIYGAGQILNTPVIVTYRFGLYFLGFLLGYFVFSHDEVIEVTKKYFWLFAVIAVGLCIAFCIVYFGQNYADNPVYRSPLFLLYAWFGSLAMIGGFAKFFDFDTKFTKWMSSHSWGLYVFHYLGISAVALYLAKPGLIPAWTAYLLSTVAGFALAYALYFIISRIPVYRWAVLGITKKKEKKNVQG
- a CDS encoding protease FtsH subunit HflK; the protein is MANIKTIPNEATLKTANRIKNIVLASVIALFVIICVCRCFYSVDEQHNAIVTQFGSIVKVDTAGFYFKAPWQSVRKVDMTTHGTGIGYTVTANGQNITDTDNGIMITSDFNLLNIDFYLEYRVSDPIAYVYASRSPEMTLSNITMANIRTVVSNYTVDEAMTTAKGQIQADVKAAILSELERTDIGLTVVNITIQDSEPPTPEIIAAFKSVENAKQGADTAMNKALEYKNNQLPNSQAEADSIIQAAEADKAARIAEANGQVERFNKIYEEYKQFPFVTKRRLFYERLESVLPNCKVIITDGSTSTVYPLDSFTKADPAASAPANTDNNGGN
- a CDS encoding AbrB family looped-hinge helix DNA binding protein; translated protein: MFKDNLVELRKIHELSQEELADKIGVSRQTLSKYETGESLPDIEKCKLLADVFGVSIDDLLNYDSQSNESMGLAVPPKGKHIFGIVKVGDKGQIVLPAKARKIFDINPGDRLLVLGDEGQGLAIIKEKGLLDLLRNARKA
- a CDS encoding sugar phosphate isomerase/epimerase yields the protein MRLGTSSPLKHSSPEEWAENQVKLGMRCVNFPLNCNDPEDKIIAYRDAAKARDLLIAEVGIWRNALASDSAERRKNMDYCIGQLRLADFLGARCAVNVAGAFGPRWDGHYKENFSENAWKETVRMVQEIIDTADVKNTYFTLEPMPWMIPTGPDEYLKLIEMVDRDRFAVHMDIINMTNSASRYFNPEEFIDEVAWKLGNKIRSCHIKDVHLKEEYTFQLEECAPGLGEFPLRYYAQKMSSIDPDMPVILEHLNTDEEYIKYMGYLKEVLNGIQ